The Subtercola sp. PAMC28395 genome segment GATGTTGTGATCGTTGAAGACGGGCATGTTCTGCGGGCCGGTGAGCATGGCTTCGTAGATGTACTTCGAGTCGACGCCGGTGAGCTGGGGGGCGAACTTGCCCTCCGTGAGCGCACCGCCGGCACCTGCGACGTTGTGGCACATGGCGCAGTTGATGCGGAACAGCTCGCCACCGTTGGTCGCGTTGCCGTTCGCCGTCAGTTGCTCGTCGGTGGGGATGGCGGGGCCCGGTGACAGGGATGCCACATAGTCCGCGAGTGCCTGCGTCTGCTCCGAAGTGAACTGCGGAGGCTTCTGCATGGCCTGGGGGCCCGACATCGCCAAGGGCATACGGCCGGTACCGACCTGGAAGTCGACGGACGCTGCACCGACGCCGAGCAGGCTCGGCCCTGCTGAGGACCCCTCGAGGTTCATACCGTGGCACGTGGCGCAGTTGGCGGCGAACAGCTTCTTGCCCTCGTCGACGGAGGACTGCGAGGTGGCTGCCGTGGCGGACTGGGCCGTGGCCGTGCTGGTGAACAGCGCGTAACCGCCGCCGGTGAAGGCAAGCCCGATTGCGATCAGAACGACGGTAGCGAGGGGGTGTCGTCTGTTCGCTTTCTTGGAATTGCGGGCCATTCTCTCAACTCTCTTTTGGTGCGGGTGTTTCGAAAGGAGCATGCGTGCGCGAAGGATCGTGCGGGTGAGCTACTTGAGCACGTAGATCACGAGGAAGAGGCCGATCCAGACCACGTCGACGAAGTGCCAGTAGTAGGAGACAACGATGGCGCTGGTGGCTTCGCGGTGACCGAAGTTCTTGACCGCGAATGCCCGGCCGATCATGAGAAGGAACGTGAAGAGCCCCGCCGTGACGTGCAGTGCGTGGAACCCCGTTGTGAGGTAGAACGCCGAGCCATAGGCCGAGGAGCTGATGGTGATGCCGTCCTGGACGAGGTTTGCGTACTCCCAGGCCTGGCCGGAGACGAACAGTGCCCCGAGAATGAAGGTGAGGTAGAACCACTCGACCATTCCCCATTGCGTGGGCTTCCAGCCTGTTGCGCGCGACTGCAGTCGTTCGGCTGCGAACACTCCGAACTGGCACGTGAATGAGGAGGACACCAGGATCAGCGTGTTCACGGTTGCGAACGGTACGTTCAGGTGCGTGGTCTCGACGCTCCACAACTCGGGAGACGTCGACCGCAGGGTGAAGTAGATCGCGAAGAGGCCGGCGAAGAACATCACCTCGCTGCCGAGCCAGACGATCGTGCCAACGGCCACGACATTGGGCCGCTGCACCAGCGGCGCGGAGGATGTTTGGGTCAGCGAGTTGCTCGTCACGGTTCCATTATGTCCGATTTCTCACCCCGTGTTTGGCATTTCCACACTCTGTAGAAGTCGAGCACGGCGTGTCCGGGTTGAGGGACCGTTTATGATCGCAGATATGGCACCTGAACAGAGTTGGCCCAGCATCATTTCGTCGCTGCTGGAGCAGCACGACCTGTCTGTGTCCGACGCCACGTGGGCGATGAACGAGGTCATGCAGGGTTCGGCCACATCGGCTCAACTGGCGGGATTCCTCGTCGCTCTGCGGGCAAAGGGTGAGACGGTCGACGAGATCGTCGGCTTTCGCGATGCGATCCTCGACCATGCTGTGCCTCTCGCCGTGGACCCGTTCGCGCTGGACATTGTCGGCACCGGCGGGGACCGTTTCGGCACGGTGAATGTCTCGACAATGGCCTCGATCGTCTGTGCCGCTTCCGGCGTGCCGGTCGTGAAACATGGCAACAAGGCGGCGAGTTCGCTCTCCGGGTCGTCCGATGTGCTCTCCGCGCTCGGCCTCAACCTGGCACTCGAGAGCCACGACGTGGCGCGGGTGCTCATCGATGCAGGCATCACCTTCGCGTTCGCGGCGAAGTTTCACCCGGGGTTCCGCCACGCCGCCACTGTTCGCGGCGAGCTCGGCATTCCGACCGTGTTCAACTACCTCGGGCCGCTGGTGAATCCCGCGCGGCCAGAGGCGTCTGTCGTGGGTGTTGCGCAGATCGATCGCGTTCCTCTCTTTGTGGGCGTGTTCCGCACCCGAGGCGCGACGGCGCTCGTCATCCGCGGTGATGACGGGCTCGATGAACTCACCACCACCGGCCACAGTCACGTCTGGGAGATTTCTCGCGGCGCTGTGACCGAGCACGATGTCGACCCCCGCGAATTCGGGCTCAAGCGCTCGTCGATCGACGACCTCCGTGGCGGCAGCCCGATGGAGAACGCAGCAACGGTGCGTCGAGTCATGGCCGGTGAGACGGGCCCAGTGCGCGACATCGTCCTGTTGAATGCAGCAGCCGGGCTCGTCGCGTTCGACCTTGCGCGTGACCCGGCGCAGGTGCAACGCGGCATCGTCGAACGCCTCGCTGCACGGATGATCACCGCAGCTTCTGCGATCGACTCCGGTGCCGCCACCGAGAAGCTCGACACCTGGATTTCTGCAACACAGTCCTGAGGTGTCACCGGCCGCGGTGGGCCGACGGAACCAGCGCTTCGTGCACAGATGTTCGAACACCGCAGACCCCTGTTCCCCAGCATTGCATTGGGCGTAGGTTTAGTTCGAACGAGGCCCCCGAACGTGGTGGTGGCCTCGAGAGATCGCTCCAGAGAGAGGACTTTCAATGAAGAAAATCATCAATGACCCGAAAGACGTCGTCACCGAGTCTGTCGCCGGTTTCGGCGCGGCCCATCCTGACCTCGTCACCGTTTCACTCGACCCCGTCTACATCCTGCGCGTCGGTGTGCCGGTCAAGGGAAAGGTCGCGCTGGTCAGCGGCGGCGGCGGCGGCCACGAGCCCCTCCACGGCGGCTTCGTGGGCTTCGGCATGCTCGACGCGGCCGTCCCCGGACCGATCTTCACCTCACCGACGCCCGACCCGATTCTCGCTGCGACGATTGCCGTCGACGGGGGAGCAGGAGTCCTCCACATCGTCAAGAACTACACCGGCGATGTTCTCAACTTCGAAACCGCCGCTGACCTCGCCGCTGCCGAGGGTATCGACGTGCGCACGGTCATCGTCGATGACGACGTCGCCGTCAAGGACTCGACATGGACGGCTGGTCGCCGTGGCGTTGCGGGCACGGTGCTGGTCGAGAAGATCGCCGGGGCCGCCGCCGAACGAGGTGACGATCTGGATGCTGTGGCCGCCGTCGCCACGAAGGTCAACGCCCAGACGCGCACGCTGGGAATCGCCCTCACGGCCCCGACGGTTCCCCACGCGGGCGAGCCCAGCTTCACGCTCGACGAAGACGAGATCGAGATCGGGATCGGAATCCACGGCGAACCGGGGCGCGAACGAATCAAGCTCGAACCGGCCGATGCCATCGTCGACCGCATGCTCGAACCCATCCTCGAAGACCTTCCCTTCGCATCCGGCGACTCGGTGCTGCTGTTCGTCAACGGAATGGGTGGAACACCCCTCGTGGAGCTCTACATCATGTTCCGACGTGCCGCCGAGGCGCTGGCCGCCCAGGGCATCACGGTCACGAGAACACTCGTCGGCAATTTCGTGACCTCCCTCGAAATGCAAGGCGCGTCGATTACGGTATTGAAACTGGACGACGAACTGACCGGACTGTGGGATGCACCAGTGCAGACTGCTGCTCTCCGGTGGGGAAGGTAGACGAAGCATGAGTTTGGGCATCACCTGGGTGAAGGACTGGATCACAGAGAGCGCGCGCGTCGTCTCGGAACACAGGGTCGAACTGATCACCCTCGACCGCGAGATCGGCGACGGCGACCACGGCGAGAACCTCGACAGGGGGTTCTCCGCAGTGATGGTGAAGCTCGTCGACCTGCCTCCGGATGCCGTGCCGGGTGATGCCCTCAAACTCGTTGCGACGACGCTCATCTCCACCGTCGGAGGCGCTTCTGGCCCGTTGCTCGGTACGGCCTACCTCAAGGCGGCCGTGGCCGTCGGCAAGGAGCCGGAGCTCGATGGCGCCGCACTGGTGGCGATGCTCACTGCTGCCCGCGACGGAGCCGTGCTCCGCGGCAAGGCCGAGGTGGGCGACAAGACGATGATCGACGCGTGGACTCCTGCGGTCGACGCTGCGGCCACGGCACTGGCGGAGGGCAGGAACGAGGTCGAGATCCTCCAGGCAGCGGCCGACGCCGCGGCCGCCGGTGCCGAATCGACTGAGCCTCTTGTTGCCCACAAGGGCCGTGCAAGCTATCTCGGTGAACGGGCCATCGGGCACCGGGACCCGGGTGCACAGTCGTCAGCGCTGCTCATCCGTGCTGCTGCGGAGACCGCTGCGGCAGACTCCGCGCCCGTCTCCGGCGCGGAGGACTGAGGTGTCGGCAGTCGCAGGCAAGGTCGGTCTGGTGTTCGTCTCGCACAGTGGCAAGATCGCTGAGGGCCTGATCGACCTGGCCTCGCAGATGGCACCGAACACGGCGCTGGCTCCGGCAGGCGGCACCGACGAGGGCGGCATCGGGACCAGTTTCGACAAGGTCCTGTCGGCGATCGCGCAGGTCGACTCCGGTGCAGGTGTCGTCGTGCTGTGCGATCTGGGCTCAGCGATCCTCACCGCCGAGACCGCGCTCGACTTTCTCGACGACGAAGTGCGTGGCCAGGTCAGGATCGTGGATGCACCGCTCGTCGAAGGGGCGGTGGCGGCATCGGTCACGGCCGAGACCGGCGGCTCGCTCGACGACGTCGTGGCGGCTGCCGAGACTGCGCGGGGGG includes the following:
- the trpD gene encoding anthranilate phosphoribosyltransferase — translated: MAPEQSWPSIISSLLEQHDLSVSDATWAMNEVMQGSATSAQLAGFLVALRAKGETVDEIVGFRDAILDHAVPLAVDPFALDIVGTGGDRFGTVNVSTMASIVCAASGVPVVKHGNKAASSLSGSSDVLSALGLNLALESHDVARVLIDAGITFAFAAKFHPGFRHAATVRGELGIPTVFNYLGPLVNPARPEASVVGVAQIDRVPLFVGVFRTRGATALVIRGDDGLDELTTTGHSHVWEISRGAVTEHDVDPREFGLKRSSIDDLRGGSPMENAATVRRVMAGETGPVRDIVLLNAAAGLVAFDLARDPAQVQRGIVERLAARMITAASAIDSGAATEKLDTWISATQS
- a CDS encoding heme-copper oxidase subunit III, coding for MTSNSLTQTSSAPLVQRPNVVAVGTIVWLGSEVMFFAGLFAIYFTLRSTSPELWSVETTHLNVPFATVNTLILVSSSFTCQFGVFAAERLQSRATGWKPTQWGMVEWFYLTFILGALFVSGQAWEYANLVQDGITISSSAYGSAFYLTTGFHALHVTAGLFTFLLMIGRAFAVKNFGHREATSAIVVSYYWHFVDVVWIGLFLVIYVLK
- the dhaK gene encoding dihydroxyacetone kinase subunit DhaK, which encodes MKKIINDPKDVVTESVAGFGAAHPDLVTVSLDPVYILRVGVPVKGKVALVSGGGGGHEPLHGGFVGFGMLDAAVPGPIFTSPTPDPILAATIAVDGGAGVLHIVKNYTGDVLNFETAADLAAAEGIDVRTVIVDDDVAVKDSTWTAGRRGVAGTVLVEKIAGAAAERGDDLDAVAAVATKVNAQTRTLGIALTAPTVPHAGEPSFTLDEDEIEIGIGIHGEPGRERIKLEPADAIVDRMLEPILEDLPFASGDSVLLFVNGMGGTPLVELYIMFRRAAEALAAQGITVTRTLVGNFVTSLEMQGASITVLKLDDELTGLWDAPVQTAALRWGR
- the dhaM gene encoding dihydroxyacetone kinase phosphoryl donor subunit DhaM: MSAVAGKVGLVFVSHSGKIAEGLIDLASQMAPNTALAPAGGTDEGGIGTSFDKVLSAIAQVDSGAGVVVLCDLGSAILTAETALDFLDDEVRGQVRIVDAPLVEGAVAASVTAETGGSLDDVVAAAETARGAQGRAEPVTAAADDPVGAAQQGALPATDSLTRTVEVVNKDGLHARPAAEFVKLANTFPAKVTINGKDSKSLLGIMSLGLVRGTTATLETGDPSGKGALDALAALIESGFGEA
- a CDS encoding c-type cytochrome — protein: MARNSKKANRRHPLATVVLIAIGLAFTGGGYALFTSTATAQSATAATSQSSVDEGKKLFAANCATCHGMNLEGSSAGPSLLGVGAASVDFQVGTGRMPLAMSGPQAMQKPPQFTSEQTQALADYVASLSPGPAIPTDEQLTANGNATNGGELFRINCAMCHNVAGAGGALTEGKFAPQLTGVDSKYIYEAMLTGPQNMPVFNDHNITPEDKRDIITYLKYLQSNPSPGGFELGNLGPVAEGLFIWIFGIGAVVALTVWLTAKSN
- the dhaL gene encoding dihydroxyacetone kinase subunit DhaL; this translates as MSLGITWVKDWITESARVVSEHRVELITLDREIGDGDHGENLDRGFSAVMVKLVDLPPDAVPGDALKLVATTLISTVGGASGPLLGTAYLKAAVAVGKEPELDGAALVAMLTAARDGAVLRGKAEVGDKTMIDAWTPAVDAAATALAEGRNEVEILQAAADAAAAGAESTEPLVAHKGRASYLGERAIGHRDPGAQSSALLIRAAAETAAADSAPVSGAED